The DNA window CTTTCTTTACTCCGGATTCCTTAAAATCTCTTCTTGAAAAATATAATTTTAAAATCAAAAAAATCGGAACTTTTTCTTTGGAATACTCAGCTTTCACATCCGCCCAAAGCATAATCAATCTTATTACGGGAACCGATAATTATTTTTTCGAATGGCTTCAAAAAAAAGATTTTAATCTAAAAATAATTTTGCATGCGCTTCTTTTTACGATATTATTTCCAGTTTGCTTTCTGGCTAATCTGGTATTATATTTTTCCAAAAACGGGGAAGTGATAAATGTTATAGCGGAAAAAAATGAACAACAATAGAGAAAATTGGTTTCAAAGCGTATTTTTGAATTCATGGCGCCCATTTTTTTGGATCGCTGCTGTCATTTTTCTAGTTTACTGCTCGACTTTGTTTTACAACATTGTTTATCTGGATGACAATGTTTTGGTCGTGGGGCATTATCAGTTCAATAAAAATCTATCCAATATTTTTCAGGCTTTTAATGAGGATATATTCCGCACCTCTCTTGGCGGAGGATCTTTCTATCGTCCTATTTTGAGGCTATCTTTTATGTTCGATGCTCAGTTTAGTGAAGAAGCTGTTGTCTTTATGTCTCATTTTTCCAATTTGGTTTTGCATATTTTTTCCGCTTGCTTATTTTTTTTGCTTCTTTTGAAGCTAAACATTAAAAAAGAAATAGCATTATTTCTGTCTTTAATTTTTGGAGTTCATCCTTTGACTGCTCAAACGGTATCTTTCATTGCCGGAAGAAATGATTCCTTGCTGGCTATTTTTGTTTTTCCAATCATCATGTTTTTTCTTGATTTTTTGGAAACGAAAAGAATGAAGTATTATGTTTGGCATTTGATTTTTTTCGGCTTAGCTTTGTTCACTAAAGAAACTGCTGCTATTTTGCCATTTTTATGTGCAGCATTCATTCTTATATTCGTAAATCCAAAAAAAATAATAGCCGACTTGAAGCAATGTGCATATCTCTTGGCTGGATGGGGAAGTGTCGGAATTTTTTGGTTTCTTGCTCGCCGCGAAGTTCTGCATAATTTTATCGGCAATGCTGATTATGATGTTTTGCTGTCAATCTATAGGAATTTTCCTGCTCTTTTGCCGGCAATCGGAAAAATAATTTTACCTTTTGATTTATCGGTTTTTCCCGTTATGAAAGATATGATGATGATTTACGGAATTATTTCCTTAATTTTGCTGGCAGTTTGGTTTATCCTGGCGAAAAATAAAAATTATAGGCTGATAATTTTTGGAACAGCTTGGTTTTTTCTGTTTATTTCACTCACATTGATTAAGCCCATGGACACAACTCCGGAGTTTTCGGAAAATAGAATTTATCTTCCAATGCTTGGTTTTGCTTTCATATTCTTGGGGTTGGGGAAAATTAAATTTTGGGAGAAATTCAATAATATCACGCAAAAGAAAATTCTTTTAGGAATAAGCGCGGCGCTAATGATTACCTTATCTTTTGTGACAATTTATCGTAATAAGTATTACAAAGACAAACTTAGTTTTTGGAATAATGCAGTAAGTACATCACCGAGCTTTGCTTTTAATCACAACAATCTTGGTGCAATGTTTTTCCTTGACGGGGAAAAAGATGAAGCGGAAAAAGAATTTAATAAAGCCTTAGAAATTAATCCCAAGGAAAGAATGGCGCATAATAATCTCGGGCTTGTTTATATGGAAAAAGGGGAGTTTGATAAGGCTGATGAAGAATTTAATAAAGAATTGGAAATAAATCCGTATTATGATAATGCTTACGCTAACAAGGGCCTTCTTTATTACAGAATGGGGAAAATGGAGGAGGCAGTCGATTCTTGGAAAAAAACTTTAGAAGTTAATCCCGGTTATTCCCAGGCGCTTTATAATCTTTTTATTTATTATTATCAAAATCAAGATAAAGAAAATGCAAAATATTGGGCCGAGGAAGCTCAAAATAGGGGAATCCCGCTTCTTCCTGAAATGCAAAAAATGCTAAATCCTCTTGATTCTATTATTTTGAATAAATAACAAAAAACAGCTTCGTCAAGACGAGACTGTTTTTTTATGTGCCGCGGGAGAGACTCGAACTCTCATGGGATTGCTCCCACACGATTTTGAGTTCCGCCAAAGGCGGACAAGCGTGCTTTAATTTTGTGGGCGAAGAGAGACTCGAACTCTCATGATGTTGCCATCACAGGTTTTTGAGACCTGCGTGTCTACCAGTTCCACCATTCGCCCAAATTTTAATATCTACCAGCTTGTCCCGCACCAAGCTTTGCTTTGGTGCTGGGATTCCACCATCGCGGCTTTTTCATATCCGGATTATATTGTATACTATAAATAATTATGGCGAAAATAATCTCATTAGTCAACCAGAAGGGCGGAGTAGGAAAAACAACGACGGCAACGAATTTGGCGTCGTATTTGGCGCAGGCCGGAAAGTTTGTTCTCCTGGTTGATCTTGATCCGCAGGGAAACGCTTCTTCGGGACTGGGAGTAGACATTAGAAATTTGGGAAAAGGGCTCTATCATTCAATGGTGAGCGGAGAACATCCTAAAAATGTAATTGTAAAAACAGAAGTTTTCGGGCATGATCTTATTCCATCTTCGCAAGATTTGGCTGGAGCGGGGATTGAGCTTGTTCATTTTGATAACCGTGAATTCAGGCTGTATGACGTTCTTCGCCAAATTAGGACTGATTATGATT is part of the Parcubacteria group bacterium genome and encodes:
- a CDS encoding tetratricopeptide repeat protein, with product MNNNRENWFQSVFLNSWRPFFWIAAVIFLVYCSTLFYNIVYLDDNVLVVGHYQFNKNLSNIFQAFNEDIFRTSLGGGSFYRPILRLSFMFDAQFSEEAVVFMSHFSNLVLHIFSACLFFLLLLKLNIKKEIALFLSLIFGVHPLTAQTVSFIAGRNDSLLAIFVFPIIMFFLDFLETKRMKYYVWHLIFFGLALFTKETAAILPFLCAAFILIFVNPKKIIADLKQCAYLLAGWGSVGIFWFLARREVLHNFIGNADYDVLLSIYRNFPALLPAIGKIILPFDLSVFPVMKDMMMIYGIISLILLAVWFILAKNKNYRLIIFGTAWFFLFISLTLIKPMDTTPEFSENRIYLPMLGFAFIFLGLGKIKFWEKFNNITQKKILLGISAALMITLSFVTIYRNKYYKDKLSFWNNAVSTSPSFAFNHNNLGAMFFLDGEKDEAEKEFNKALEINPKERMAHNNLGLVYMEKGEFDKADEEFNKELEINPYYDNAYANKGLLYYRMGKMEEAVDSWKKTLEVNPGYSQALYNLFIYYYQNQDKENAKYWAEEAQNRGIPLLPEMQKMLNPLDSIILNK